The window TATTATGGAGATGAAGATTGCAAGCTATGGTCTTCTCAGCGTGGCAGGGGTAACCTCCCTTTTTTTAGGCTCCCTGATGTTGTTTGAGAACACAAGCCCTGAACTAAGGGTATCGTGGCATGTGTTTTTGCCGACGATTGTTATGGTTTCAGGTTTTTTTGTCACACTTGCGAGCCTGGTTTTTAAAGCTCAGGTATCAAAGCCTAAAACAGGCGCAAAGGGCCTTGTCGGTGAAATCGGAGTTGTAAAAGAGGATATCATGCCTGAGGGTAAGGTCTTTGTGCACGGGGAGCTCTGGAATGCGACCTCAAAAAACAGGATAAGCAAAGGCACAAGGGTAAGGGTGATAAAGGTGGTAAATCTCATACTCGATGTTGAGCCGATCAGTATCGGCCGACAGGATAATTAGAGGTTGTTTAAAAAAGGAGGATAAAATGTTTACATTAATTGCTGTTGTTGTATTTGTAGCCTTTTTTCTGTCAACAGCCATACGAATATTAAACGAGTATGAACGCGGGGTTATATTCAGGCTTGGCAGGGTTATCAAGGCAAAAGGGCCAGGTCTGATCATACTTATTCCAATGATAGATAAAATGGTAAAGGTAAGCCTGCGTCTTGTAGCCATGGATGTAGATCCTCAGGATGTTATAACCAGGGATAATGTTTCGGTGAAGGTTAATGCTGTAATCTATTTCAGGGTAATCGACCCGATAAAGGCTATAATTGAGGTTGAGCAATACAGCTATGCCATGTCTCAACTTGCTCAGACAACCCTGAGAAGTGTATGCGGCCAGGTAAATCTGGATGAGCTTTTGTCTGAAAGGGAAAACATTAATGAACAGCTTCAGACAATACTGGATACACATACAGATCCGTGGGGTTTAAAGGTTACAACCGTGGAATTAAAGCATATTGATCTGCCCCAGGAGATGCAGCGCTCTATGGCTAAGCAGGCTGAGGCGGAAAGGGAACGTCGCGCCAAGGTAATCAATGCAGAAGGGGAATTCCAGGCTGCGACAAAGCTGGCCGAAGCATCGAAAATAATTGAAGGTCACCCTACGGCCTTGCAACTCAGGTATCTCCAAACAATGCGCGAGATGTCGGCAGAGCAGAATACAACAACAATTTTTCCGTTTCCGATTGAGTTGTTCAGCGCGTTTATCAAACCTCGGGAAAAGGAAGACAAATAAATATGTTTACCCTGTATAAGGACATCAACTATTGACATAATAAAATAAAATAGTTAAAAAGACTATTTT of the Anaerolineae bacterium genome contains:
- a CDS encoding slipin family protein, with amino-acid sequence MFTLIAVVVFVAFFLSTAIRILNEYERGVIFRLGRVIKAKGPGLIILIPMIDKMVKVSLRLVAMDVDPQDVITRDNVSVKVNAVIYFRVIDPIKAIIEVEQYSYAMSQLAQTTLRSVCGQVNLDELLSERENINEQLQTILDTHTDPWGLKVTTVELKHIDLPQEMQRSMAKQAEAERERRAKVINAEGEFQAATKLAEASKIIEGHPTALQLRYLQTMREMSAEQNTTTIFPFPIELFSAFIKPREKEDK